Within the Halichoerus grypus chromosome 2, mHalGry1.hap1.1, whole genome shotgun sequence genome, the region AAGAGTCCTGTACAGAGAACGACAGTGGGTTTTTCCAGCCAAGCGGAGGCTGACCTAAACTGGTTTACACTCTCTGCACGTCACTCATGTATTATTCCTGGCAAACACACGGTCCCCTCTGAGGGTGAGGTGTTGAAGCTGGTACTGGAGCACTTCTGTGTCAGCTGGCTCCTTGATGTTCATTTTATCTAGATTGAGGTAGTCCAGAGATTTGGAGTGAGCCCTCTTACCTTTAAGAAGACAAAGAGGCAGAGGCCCATGGAGGGCCTTGTAAGGTTCGTAGGGTAAAGATTTAGTGCACTTGTCTCCTGAGCTGGGCATCCGCCTTCGCCTCCTGCCATTGACAGCCGGGATCTCGTATGGCTGGTAGTACCGACTTCTGGTTTTATACAAACGGGAGGAACGCGCAAGTCCTGCGTCCAGCTGCTTGGAGCGCAAGGAAGGCACAGCTTCTCCCTTACTCTCTTCACCTCCCGTGCA harbors:
- the MACIR gene encoding macrophage immunometabolism regulator, which encodes MEVDVNGESRSTLATLPLPVAEASSPGKAEAEKPRCSSTPCSPMRRTVSGYQILHMDSNYLVGFTTGEELLKLAQKCTGGEESKGEAVPSLRSKQLDAGLARSSRLYKTRSRYYQPYEIPAVNGRRRRRMPSSGDKCTKSLPYEPYKALHGPLPLCLLKGKRAHSKSLDYLNLDKMNIKEPADTEVLQYQLQHLTLRGDRVFARNNT